From Skermanella sp. TT6, a single genomic window includes:
- a CDS encoding ATP-dependent DNA helicase, translated as MDMVQSPAPPRRLLLPDVPALVAGARRAVWLTADGEIDTIDLDEARRRLQRETLLVCHARALGRRLNADRFAALDLLELFAFVHPARFVVPTPRGLAEALGLPRPDGAEDDALTLIRATRQLLTDLTDPDREEKSDPVAIAWYMGAGAQGYAWGWAPFVLSALGAPNGPPGRRALGAFQVWKRLPEWEEGAPEPPPGQIAVHANDARRRLADLLQAGIRGKAAEPRPQQSDYASAVSTAFTPRNYPGTPNLVLAEAGTGVGKTLGYLAPASLWAEINRGPVWISTYTRNLQHQIDGELDRLHRDPDVKARKVVLRKGRENYLCLLNLEEAVATLPSLPAYATALGLMVRWVAATRDGDMQGGDFPGWLPDLVGRARTVTLADRRGECIYSACQHYRKCFIENTIRRARKADIVIANHALVMIQAALGGEDTTAPTRYVFDEGHHVFDAADSAFAGHLTAQETAELRRWLLGAEGGRSSRARGLKRRVEDLVAADETSAALVDDVVMAARALPGEGWSNRLTDGMGTGAAEAFLLMVRRQVHARAHGRDSFYSLETETADPVDGLTEAAVELGKALARLQEPLEELGKRLAARLDTEAAELDSDTRRRIEAVCRSLQRRGSVTLKGWRDMLASIGKPTPPGFVDWFGIERQDGRDLDVGMYRHYVDPTIPFVATVGAQAHGMVVTSATLTDGTGDVEQDWLAASVRTGAVHMAWPALRASVPSPFDYPARTRVMVVNDVRKDDLVQVAAAYRELFLAAGGGALGLFTAISRLRAVYQRIAEPLELAGLPLYGQHVDGLDVSTLIDIFRGEEQACLLGTDAVRDGMDVPGRSLRLIVFDRVPWPRPDILHRARREAFGAKRYDDMITRLRLKQAFGRLVRRADDTGVFVLLDPMMPSRLAGAFPEGVELRRVGLAEAVRVTRGFLAPEPSEGEPEG; from the coding sequence ATGGACATGGTTCAATCCCCCGCGCCGCCGCGGCGCCTGCTGTTGCCCGACGTGCCCGCGCTGGTCGCCGGGGCGCGGCGGGCCGTCTGGCTGACCGCCGACGGCGAGATCGACACCATCGACCTGGACGAAGCCCGGCGCCGGCTCCAGCGGGAGACGCTGCTGGTCTGCCACGCCCGGGCGCTGGGCCGCCGGCTGAACGCCGACCGCTTCGCGGCGCTCGACCTGCTGGAACTGTTCGCCTTCGTCCATCCCGCCCGCTTCGTCGTCCCGACCCCGCGCGGCCTCGCCGAGGCGCTCGGCCTGCCCAGGCCCGACGGCGCGGAGGACGACGCCCTGACCCTGATCCGCGCCACCCGCCAGCTCCTGACCGACCTGACCGATCCCGACCGGGAGGAGAAGTCCGACCCGGTGGCCATCGCCTGGTACATGGGCGCGGGCGCGCAGGGCTACGCCTGGGGCTGGGCACCCTTCGTGCTGTCGGCGCTCGGCGCCCCCAACGGCCCGCCGGGCCGCCGCGCGCTCGGCGCTTTCCAGGTCTGGAAGCGCCTGCCGGAATGGGAGGAGGGGGCTCCAGAGCCGCCGCCCGGCCAGATCGCCGTCCATGCGAACGACGCGCGCCGCCGCCTCGCCGACCTGCTCCAGGCCGGCATCCGCGGCAAGGCGGCCGAGCCGCGCCCGCAGCAGTCCGACTATGCCAGCGCGGTCAGCACCGCCTTCACCCCGCGCAACTATCCCGGGACGCCGAACCTCGTCCTGGCCGAGGCCGGCACGGGCGTCGGCAAGACCCTGGGCTATCTGGCGCCCGCCAGCCTGTGGGCGGAGATCAACCGCGGCCCCGTGTGGATCTCCACCTACACCCGGAACCTCCAGCACCAGATCGACGGCGAGCTGGACCGGCTCCACCGCGACCCGGACGTGAAGGCGCGCAAGGTCGTGTTGCGCAAGGGCCGGGAGAATTACCTGTGCCTGCTGAACCTGGAGGAGGCGGTCGCCACCCTGCCGTCGCTGCCCGCCTACGCGACCGCCCTGGGCCTGATGGTCCGTTGGGTCGCCGCCACCCGCGACGGCGACATGCAGGGCGGCGACTTCCCAGGCTGGCTGCCCGACCTGGTCGGCCGGGCACGCACCGTGACGCTGGCCGACCGCCGCGGGGAGTGCATCTACTCGGCCTGCCAGCATTACCGCAAATGCTTCATCGAGAACACGATCCGCCGCGCCCGCAAGGCCGACATCGTGATCGCCAACCACGCGCTGGTGATGATCCAGGCGGCGCTGGGAGGGGAGGATACGACGGCCCCGACCCGCTATGTCTTCGACGAGGGGCACCATGTCTTCGACGCCGCCGACAGCGCCTTCGCCGGCCACCTGACCGCGCAGGAGACCGCCGAGCTTCGCCGCTGGCTGCTGGGCGCCGAGGGCGGGCGGAGCAGCCGGGCGCGGGGCCTCAAGCGGCGGGTCGAGGACCTCGTCGCCGCCGACGAGACCAGCGCCGCCCTGGTCGACGACGTGGTCATGGCGGCTCGCGCGCTGCCCGGTGAGGGCTGGTCGAACCGACTGACCGACGGGATGGGGACCGGGGCCGCCGAAGCCTTCCTGCTGATGGTCCGGCGGCAGGTCCATGCCCGCGCCCATGGCCGCGACAGCTTCTACAGCCTGGAGACCGAGACCGCCGACCCGGTGGACGGCCTGACGGAGGCCGCCGTCGAGCTTGGGAAGGCCCTGGCCCGCCTTCAGGAACCGCTGGAAGAATTGGGCAAGCGCCTCGCGGCCCGGCTCGACACGGAGGCGGCCGAGCTGGACAGCGATACCCGCCGGCGGATCGAGGCGGTCTGCCGCAGCCTCCAGCGGCGCGGCAGCGTCACCCTCAAGGGCTGGCGCGACATGCTCGCGAGCATCGGCAAGCCGACCCCGCCCGGTTTCGTCGATTGGTTCGGAATCGAGCGGCAGGACGGCCGCGACCTGGATGTCGGCATGTACCGGCACTATGTCGACCCGACCATCCCGTTCGTCGCGACCGTCGGCGCCCAGGCCCACGGCATGGTGGTGACCTCGGCCACCCTGACCGACGGCACGGGGGATGTCGAACAGGACTGGCTGGCCGCCTCCGTCCGCACCGGCGCCGTCCATATGGCCTGGCCGGCGCTGCGGGCCAGCGTGCCGTCGCCGTTCGACTATCCGGCGCGAACCCGGGTGATGGTGGTCAACGACGTTCGCAAGGACGACCTGGTCCAGGTAGCCGCCGCCTACCGCGAGCTGTTCCTGGCGGCCGGCGGCGGAGCTCTGGGGCTGTTCACCGCGATCAGCCGGCTGCGTGCCGTCTACCAGCGCATCGCCGAGCCGCTGGAACTGGCCGGCCTGCCGCTCTACGGCCAGCATGTGGACGGGCTCGACGTCTCCACCCTGATCGACATCTTTCGGGGAGAGGAGCAGGCCTGCCTGCTGGGCACCGACGCCGTGCGCGACGGGATGGACGTTCCCGGCCGCTCGCTCCGCCTGATCGTGTTCGACCGCGTGCCCTGGCCGCGTCCCGATATCCTCCACCGGGCCCGGCGCGAGGCGTTCGGCGCCAAGCGCTACGACGACATGATCACCCGCCTGCGGCTGAAGCAGGCGTTCGGCCGGCTGGTCCGCCGTGCCGACGACACGGGTGTCTTCGTCCTGCTCGACCCGATGATGCCGTCCAGGCTGGCCGGGGCGTTCCCGGAGGGCGTCGAGCTGCGCCGGGTCGGCCTCGCCGAGGCGGTCCGGGTGACGCGCGGGTTCCTCGCGCCGGAGCCCTCAGAAGGTGAGCCGGAAGGCTGA
- a CDS encoding sensor histidine kinase, which produces MQNPSASRASGKQSPTFAAAWPETASRWRLIRPGSTASTIYLSIFALLVIVTAASWLIYDARRNLVLEAERTAGTAAFFLADHATRLFEASDLALLEATNAVEAMDWDRVAGDEELWERLRALSERFPYIDHIWLNDSSGQLRMSTVDLPTPPSSAGDRDFFRAHQEPGSGLFVGELIIGRVTGEPTFLLSRRLSAEDGTFRGVVSLTIDLTYFSTFYGSLDLRLDPVISLVRALDGSILTRVPLGEPQPLPTLPIQADAGSGSSGPSYYLTDWHTPVHAFHKAERLPLHVSVAVPNGNITREWASRIWAYWVVAGVAGMALWPLSVMAVRQAQADRIAKETLEQRVEERTRQLTAANAQLETLFQEVHHRVKNNLQVITSLLRLQAARSGDAETRSSLQKSVDRVHAMSLVHHLLYSSKELTDVDFAKYLGELAANLQSAYGTESHVRLEIDVGSSWFPLNRAIPLCLIVNEMMSNAFKHAFPHGRAGTLRIRLREDDGAFELRIEDDGVGLPDGFDPAGGKGLGMQIIRSLAAQLEGTVTFGPSESGGSAFRLTF; this is translated from the coding sequence TTGCAAAACCCTTCCGCGTCGAGAGCCTCAGGCAAGCAGTCGCCGACCTTTGCCGCGGCGTGGCCTGAAACCGCGTCTCGCTGGCGGCTGATACGTCCGGGCAGCACGGCGAGCACCATCTATCTGAGCATCTTCGCCCTGCTGGTGATCGTCACGGCCGCTTCGTGGCTGATCTACGACGCGCGGCGCAACCTGGTGCTCGAGGCCGAGCGGACGGCGGGCACCGCGGCCTTCTTCCTGGCCGACCATGCCACGCGGCTTTTCGAGGCATCGGACCTGGCGCTGCTGGAGGCGACCAACGCCGTCGAGGCCATGGACTGGGACCGTGTCGCCGGAGACGAGGAGCTGTGGGAGCGGCTGCGGGCCCTCAGCGAACGGTTCCCCTATATCGACCATATCTGGCTGAACGACAGCAGCGGCCAGCTGCGCATGAGCACGGTGGACCTGCCGACGCCGCCCAGTTCGGCGGGCGATCGCGACTTCTTCCGGGCGCACCAGGAACCCGGCAGCGGACTGTTCGTCGGCGAGCTGATCATCGGCCGGGTCACCGGGGAACCGACCTTCCTGCTGAGCCGCCGGCTTTCGGCGGAGGACGGGACGTTCCGCGGCGTGGTCTCCCTGACCATCGACTTGACCTACTTCTCGACCTTCTACGGGTCCCTCGACCTCAGGCTGGACCCGGTGATCAGCCTGGTGCGCGCATTGGACGGCTCGATCCTGACCCGCGTCCCGCTGGGCGAGCCGCAGCCCCTGCCCACCCTGCCGATCCAGGCCGACGCCGGATCGGGGTCGAGCGGCCCCTCCTACTATCTCACCGACTGGCATACGCCCGTCCACGCCTTCCACAAGGCCGAACGCCTGCCGCTCCATGTCAGCGTGGCGGTGCCGAACGGGAACATCACCCGGGAATGGGCATCCCGGATCTGGGCCTACTGGGTGGTCGCCGGGGTCGCGGGGATGGCCTTGTGGCCGTTGTCGGTCATGGCGGTACGCCAGGCCCAGGCGGATCGGATCGCCAAGGAAACCCTGGAGCAGCGGGTGGAGGAGCGGACCCGCCAGCTCACCGCGGCCAACGCGCAGTTGGAGACCCTGTTCCAGGAGGTCCATCACCGGGTCAAGAACAACCTCCAGGTCATCACCTCCCTGCTCCGGCTCCAGGCGGCGCGGTCCGGCGACGCGGAGACCCGATCGTCGCTCCAGAAGAGCGTGGACCGCGTCCATGCCATGAGCCTGGTCCATCACCTGCTCTACAGTTCCAAGGAGCTGACGGACGTCGATTTCGCAAAGTACCTGGGCGAGCTGGCGGCGAACCTTCAGAGCGCCTACGGGACCGAGAGCCATGTCCGCCTGGAGATCGACGTCGGCAGTTCCTGGTTCCCGCTGAACCGGGCGATCCCCCTGTGCCTGATCGTCAACGAGATGATGTCGAACGCGTTCAAGCATGCTTTTCCGCACGGTCGGGCCGGGACCCTGCGCATCCGGCTGCGCGAGGACGACGGCGCCTTCGAGCTGCGGATAGAGGACGATGGCGTGGGGCTGCCCGACGGATTCGATCCGGCGGGCGGCAAGGGCCTGGGAATGCAGATCATCCGATCCCTGGCCGCCCAGCTGGAGGGGACCGTGACGTTCGGACCGTCCGAGAGCGGCGGGTCAGCCTTCCGGCTCACCTTCTGA
- a CDS encoding response regulator, translated as MTALPNAVPDRKSAKDEPPVRHFAQVMILEDEPLVALELQILVEDMGHRVCAVVDTEADAVRQADATAPDLVIADIQLRQGNGVNAMERIAERRDVPVIFVSGNHAFTPNPQIRTARFIAKPFRVESLRQAVADLCRGVA; from the coding sequence ATGACGGCTTTGCCGAACGCCGTGCCGGACCGGAAATCCGCGAAGGATGAGCCGCCCGTCCGTCATTTCGCGCAGGTGATGATCTTGGAGGACGAGCCGCTGGTGGCGCTGGAACTCCAGATCCTGGTCGAGGACATGGGGCACCGCGTGTGCGCCGTGGTCGACACCGAAGCCGACGCCGTGCGCCAGGCCGACGCGACGGCGCCCGACCTGGTGATCGCCGACATCCAGCTCCGGCAGGGCAATGGGGTCAATGCCATGGAGCGGATCGCCGAACGCCGCGACGTTCCGGTGATCTTCGTGTCCGGCAATCATGCCTTCACCCCCAACCCGCAGATTCGGACTGCCCGCTTCATTGCAAAACCCTTCCGCGTCGAGAGCCTCAGGCAAGCAGTCGCCGACCTTTGCCGCGGCGTGGCCTGA
- a CDS encoding tellurite resistance TerB family protein, whose translation MIDHHTALIYTMVMVSASDADMTDAELNTISETVRYLPVFRDFDTGRLAEIAADCTELLGQRDGLDAALGEIKQGLPQKLRETAYAVACDVAAADGYTTQEELRLLELLRDSLEIDRLNAAAIERGARARHMVL comes from the coding sequence ATGATCGACCACCATACCGCGCTGATCTACACCATGGTCATGGTGTCAGCTTCCGATGCGGACATGACGGATGCGGAACTGAACACCATCAGCGAGACGGTCCGGTACCTGCCGGTCTTCCGCGACTTCGATACCGGCCGTCTGGCCGAGATCGCCGCCGACTGCACCGAACTGCTCGGTCAGCGCGACGGGTTGGATGCGGCGCTGGGCGAGATCAAGCAGGGGCTGCCCCAGAAGCTGAGGGAAACCGCCTACGCCGTCGCCTGCGACGTGGCCGCCGCCGACGGCTATACGACCCAGGAGGAACTGCGCCTGCTGGAACTGCTGCGCGACAGCCTGGAGATCGACCGGCTCAACGCCGCCGCGATCGAACGCGGCGCCCGCGCCCGCCATATGGTGCTGTAG
- a CDS encoding twin-arginine translocation signal domain-containing protein yields the protein MSSDKKIGVERKGGIGGSPVERRDFLKTIGLAGTAAAVAVPLAATGVAAEESPEERVKPRYQETAHVKQFYALNRL from the coding sequence ATGTCATCGGATAAGAAAATCGGTGTTGAGCGGAAGGGCGGGATCGGCGGTTCACCGGTCGAGCGTCGGGATTTCTTGAAAACGATCGGCCTCGCCGGCACGGCGGCCGCGGTGGCGGTTCCCCTGGCCGCGACGGGCGTGGCGGCCGAGGAGTCTCCCGAGGAGCGCGTGAAGCCGCGCTACCAGGAAACCGCCCATGTGAAGCAGTTCTATGCGCTGAACCGCCTCTAG
- a CDS encoding molybdopterin-dependent oxidoreductase, producing the protein MLVKRRSGTAQRSPLASTLAAAANAGGSLDRRTFLRNSGLAAGGMAALGALPLATVRKAEAGPVDPDLEVTRRKSICTHCSVGCTVIAEVQNGVWVGQEPGWDSPISQGTHCAKGASVRELTKGERRNKYPVKLVNGEWQRISWDQAIDEIGDKLLEIREKSGPDSVFWLGSAKFSNEGAYLYRKFAALWGTNTVDHQARICHSTTVAGVANTWGYGAMTNSYNDIQNAKALMIIGGNPAEAHPVSMQHMLRAKEHNRAPFIVIDPRFTRTAAHATDYIRIRPGTDIPVIWGMLWHIFENGWEDKEYIRQRVYGMDEIRAEVKKWNPQEVERVTGVPGDQLRKAAELMAKNRPSTLIWCMGATQKTVGTANVRAFSIFQLALGNIGAEGGGANIYRGHSNVQGATDMGLDVTSLPSYYGLAEGAWRHWARVWDVEYEWLQGRFASKELMETKGIPTTRWFDAVLAKPGELDQPNNIKAFITFGHGGNTVTRMPEMRRGLEALELLVVVDPHPTTFASVSDRKNGTYILPACTQFELAGCRAASNRSLQWSDAVVDPIFESKDDYETMYLLARKLGFADQLFKHITVDGTKPRAEDILREINRGALSTGYTGQSPERLKMHMEYQADFDKISMRATKGPCEGEYYGLPWPCWGTPEMKHPGSAVLYDTSKHVMEGGTTFRARFGIERNGVSLLADGSYSKGSEITDGYPEFTMAVLRKLGWDVDLTPDELAVIDAIGGDNIDQVSWMTDLSMGIIRVALKHGCVPHGNAKARAVAWNLPDPVPIHREPLYSPRRDLVAQYPAIDDRRDFRMTHLAKSVQARDVSKEFPIILTSGRLVEYEGGGEETRSNPWLAELQQTMFVEVNTRDAERLGIRHRSDVWVYGPEYNSKARVMAFVTDRVGQGVAFMPFHFSGFWEGVDQREKYPPGTDPIVLGAPVNAVMTYGYDPVTFMQETKVTLCRIEPA; encoded by the coding sequence ATGCTGGTCAAGAGACGCTCGGGAACCGCCCAACGCTCGCCGCTCGCTTCAACCCTGGCCGCGGCGGCGAACGCCGGCGGTTCACTGGACCGCCGTACCTTCCTGCGGAACTCGGGGTTGGCCGCCGGCGGGATGGCGGCGCTGGGGGCGCTGCCGCTCGCGACCGTCCGCAAGGCGGAAGCCGGGCCGGTCGACCCGGACCTGGAAGTCACCCGGCGCAAGAGCATCTGCACCCACTGCTCGGTCGGCTGCACGGTCATCGCCGAGGTGCAGAACGGTGTCTGGGTCGGGCAGGAGCCGGGGTGGGACAGCCCGATCAGCCAGGGAACCCACTGCGCCAAAGGCGCGTCGGTCCGCGAGCTGACGAAGGGCGAACGGCGCAACAAATATCCGGTCAAGCTGGTCAACGGCGAGTGGCAGCGCATCTCCTGGGATCAGGCGATCGACGAGATCGGCGACAAGCTGCTGGAGATCCGCGAGAAATCGGGTCCCGACAGCGTGTTCTGGCTGGGCTCGGCCAAGTTCTCCAACGAGGGCGCCTATCTCTACCGTAAGTTCGCGGCCCTGTGGGGCACCAACACGGTGGATCACCAGGCGCGCATCTGTCACAGCACCACTGTCGCGGGCGTCGCGAATACGTGGGGCTACGGCGCCATGACCAACAGCTACAACGACATCCAGAACGCCAAGGCGCTGATGATCATCGGCGGCAATCCGGCCGAGGCGCACCCGGTGTCGATGCAGCACATGCTCCGCGCGAAGGAGCACAACCGCGCTCCCTTCATCGTCATCGATCCCCGCTTCACCCGCACCGCCGCCCACGCGACCGACTACATCCGCATCCGGCCCGGAACCGACATACCGGTGATCTGGGGAATGCTCTGGCACATCTTCGAGAACGGCTGGGAGGACAAGGAATATATCCGCCAGCGCGTCTACGGCATGGACGAGATCCGGGCCGAGGTGAAGAAGTGGAACCCGCAGGAGGTCGAGCGGGTCACCGGCGTGCCGGGAGACCAGCTCCGCAAGGCCGCGGAACTGATGGCGAAGAACAGGCCGTCGACCCTGATCTGGTGCATGGGCGCCACCCAGAAGACGGTCGGCACCGCCAATGTCCGAGCTTTCAGCATCTTCCAGCTGGCGCTGGGCAACATCGGCGCCGAGGGCGGCGGTGCCAACATCTACCGCGGTCACAGCAACGTCCAGGGCGCGACGGACATGGGCCTCGACGTCACGTCGCTGCCGTCCTATTACGGCTTGGCCGAGGGAGCGTGGCGGCACTGGGCGCGCGTGTGGGATGTCGAATACGAGTGGCTGCAGGGCCGCTTCGCGTCCAAGGAGCTGATGGAGACGAAGGGCATCCCGACCACCCGCTGGTTCGACGCCGTGTTGGCGAAGCCGGGTGAACTGGACCAGCCCAACAACATCAAGGCCTTCATCACCTTCGGCCATGGCGGCAACACGGTCACCCGGATGCCCGAGATGCGCCGCGGCCTCGAGGCGTTGGAGTTGTTGGTGGTGGTCGACCCGCACCCGACGACCTTCGCCTCGGTCAGCGACCGCAAGAACGGGACATACATCCTGCCGGCCTGCACCCAGTTCGAGCTGGCCGGCTGCCGCGCCGCGTCGAACCGGTCTCTCCAGTGGTCGGACGCGGTCGTCGATCCGATCTTCGAGTCCAAGGACGACTACGAAACCATGTATCTCCTGGCCCGCAAGCTCGGCTTCGCGGACCAGCTCTTCAAGCACATCACGGTGGACGGCACCAAGCCCCGGGCCGAGGACATCCTGCGGGAAATCAACCGGGGCGCCCTCTCGACCGGTTACACCGGCCAGTCGCCCGAGCGGCTGAAGATGCACATGGAGTACCAGGCCGACTTCGACAAGATCAGCATGCGGGCGACCAAGGGACCGTGCGAGGGCGAGTATTACGGCCTGCCCTGGCCCTGCTGGGGCACGCCGGAGATGAAGCACCCCGGTTCCGCCGTCCTCTACGATACTTCCAAGCACGTCATGGAAGGGGGCACGACCTTCCGGGCCCGCTTCGGGATCGAGCGCAACGGCGTCAGCCTGCTGGCCGACGGCTCCTACTCCAAGGGCTCGGAGATCACCGACGGCTATCCCGAGTTCACCATGGCGGTGTTGAGGAAGCTCGGCTGGGACGTCGATCTGACACCCGACGAATTGGCTGTGATCGACGCCATCGGCGGCGACAACATCGATCAGGTCAGTTGGATGACCGACCTGTCCATGGGCATCATCCGGGTCGCCTTGAAGCATGGCTGCGTGCCTCACGGCAATGCCAAGGCGCGCGCGGTGGCCTGGAACCTGCCGGACCCCGTGCCGATCCACCGCGAGCCCCTCTATTCTCCCCGCCGCGATCTGGTGGCGCAGTACCCCGCGATCGACGACCGCCGGGACTTCCGCATGACGCATCTCGCCAAATCCGTCCAGGCGCGGGACGTCTCGAAGGAGTTCCCGATCATCCTGACGTCCGGCCGCCTGGTCGAATATGAGGGCGGCGGCGAGGAGACCAGGTCCAACCCGTGGCTGGCCGAGCTTCAGCAGACCATGTTCGTCGAGGTCAACACCAGGGACGCCGAGCGGCTGGGCATCCGCCACCGGTCCGACGTCTGGGTCTATGGCCCGGAATACAACAGCAAGGCCCGGGTCATGGCTTTCGTCACCGACCGGGTGGGGCAGGGCGTCGCCTTCATGCCGTTCCACTTCTCGGGCTTCTGGGAGGGCGTGGACCAGCGGGAGAAGTATCCGCCGGGCACCGACCCGATCGTGCTGGGAGCCCCGGTCAACGCGGTGATGACCTATGGCTACGACCCTGTGACGTTCATGCAGGAAACCAAAGTGACCCTGTGCCGCATCGAGCCGGCTTGA
- the fdh3B gene encoding formate dehydrogenase FDH3 subunit beta: MARMKFLCDSDRCIECNACVTACKNEHDVPWGINRRRVITLNDGQPGEKSISMACMHCTDAPCAAVCPVDCFYTTADGVVLHSKELCIGCGYCFYACPFGAPQFPQTTNFGGRGKMDKCTFCAGGPEEDMTLIEYHGYGTNRLAEGKLPLCAEMCSTRSLLAGDGDIIADIYKERVVRRGYGSGAWGWTTAYGQTDRGV; this comes from the coding sequence ATGGCAAGAATGAAATTCCTCTGTGACAGCGACCGTTGCATCGAGTGCAACGCCTGCGTCACCGCCTGCAAGAACGAGCACGACGTTCCCTGGGGCATCAACCGCCGCCGGGTCATCACGCTGAACGACGGGCAGCCGGGCGAGAAATCGATCTCCATGGCCTGCATGCACTGCACCGACGCGCCCTGCGCGGCGGTGTGCCCGGTGGACTGCTTCTACACCACGGCCGACGGCGTGGTGCTGCACTCCAAGGAGCTGTGCATCGGCTGCGGCTACTGCTTCTACGCCTGCCCGTTCGGAGCGCCCCAGTTCCCTCAGACGACCAACTTCGGCGGCCGCGGCAAGATGGACAAATGCACCTTCTGCGCCGGCGGGCCGGAAGAGGACATGACCCTGATCGAGTACCACGGGTACGGCACCAACCGCCTCGCGGAAGGCAAGCTCCCGCTGTGCGCCGAGATGTGCTCGACCCGCTCCCTGCTGGCCGGCGATGGCGACATCATCGCGGACATCTACAAGGAGCGGGTCGTCCGCCGCGGCTACGGCTCGGGCGCCTGGGGCTGGACCACCGCCTACGGCCAGACGGACCGGGGTGTCTGA
- a CDS encoding formate dehydrogenase subunit gamma, protein MPITPRKILGLLPGLLVAAFLFAAVPSAHAQLDQVVTPNSPSSKEEVELYQQLQGKVQGYVSIPDGKLATLVQPQGRDWREFRNYYGRIISGVVMGGMLLGLAVFYMFRGKIRIVAGRAGRTVTRFMPIDRFAHWLTATSFIVLGLTGLVLAFGRPLMIPLIGHEAFTALATYGKFAHNFLSFPFVLGILMMLVLWIKDNIPEKADLTWIKQGGGFLNNGMHPEAGRFNAGQKMIFWTIVLGGLAMAVSGYMLMFPFYLTGVNGMQISHIVHWLGTAVLMAVIFGHIYIGTIGMEGAFDAMGNGEVDLNWAREHHAGWLKTQGISTDTRDGPSKVPTHRDPQSPGLPAE, encoded by the coding sequence ATGCCGATAACGCCCCGGAAAATCCTCGGGCTTCTGCCCGGATTGCTCGTCGCGGCCTTTCTCTTCGCCGCGGTGCCCTCGGCCCATGCCCAGCTGGACCAGGTGGTCACGCCCAACTCCCCCTCTTCCAAGGAGGAGGTCGAGCTGTACCAGCAGCTCCAGGGCAAGGTTCAGGGCTATGTCAGCATCCCGGACGGCAAGCTGGCGACGCTGGTGCAGCCCCAGGGCCGGGACTGGCGGGAATTCCGCAATTATTACGGCCGCATCATCTCCGGCGTCGTGATGGGCGGCATGTTGCTGGGCCTCGCCGTGTTCTACATGTTCCGCGGCAAGATCCGGATCGTTGCGGGCCGGGCCGGACGGACGGTAACCCGTTTCATGCCGATCGACCGGTTCGCCCACTGGCTGACCGCCACCAGCTTCATCGTCTTGGGCCTGACCGGGTTGGTGCTGGCCTTCGGTCGGCCCCTGATGATTCCGCTGATCGGGCACGAGGCCTTCACGGCCCTGGCCACTTATGGGAAATTCGCCCACAACTTCCTGAGCTTCCCCTTCGTGCTCGGAATCCTGATGATGCTGGTGCTGTGGATCAAGGACAACATTCCGGAAAAGGCTGATCTGACCTGGATCAAGCAGGGCGGAGGATTCCTGAACAACGGGATGCATCCCGAGGCCGGCCGTTTCAATGCCGGCCAGAAGATGATCTTCTGGACCATCGTGCTGGGCGGCCTCGCCATGGCGGTCAGCGGCTACATGCTGATGTTCCCGTTCTACCTGACGGGCGTCAACGGCATGCAGATCTCCCATATCGTCCATTGGCTGGGCACGGCGGTCCTGATGGCCGTCATCTTCGGCCACATCTATATCGGCACCATCGGCATGGAGGGCGCCTTCGACGCCATGGGCAACGGCGAAGTGGACCTGAACTGGGCCCGCGAGCACCATGCCGGCTGGCTGAAGACCCAGGGCATCTCGACCGACACCCGCGACGGCCCGAGCAAGGTGCCCACGCATCGTGACCCTCAATCCCCCGGCCTGCCGGCGGAGTGA
- a CDS encoding type II toxin-antitoxin system Phd/YefM family antitoxin — MKIITATSVQNRFGQYLDECDREAVGISRNGRMKGILMGIHEYDALKAIEAAYLADLAKSATDADFLGTDESEAILRALPKPGAQIVDSEAELRQRRKKVS, encoded by the coding sequence ATGAAGATTATTACTGCAACCTCGGTTCAAAACCGCTTCGGGCAGTACCTTGACGAATGCGATCGGGAGGCAGTCGGAATCTCACGAAACGGCCGTATGAAAGGGATTCTTATGGGGATCCATGAATACGATGCGCTGAAAGCCATTGAGGCCGCCTACTTGGCGGACCTGGCAAAATCAGCGACCGATGCCGACTTCCTGGGTACCGACGAATCCGAGGCGATACTTAGGGCACTGCCCAAGCCCGGAGCCCAGATAGTTGACAGTGAAGCTGAACTTCGACAGAGACGTAAAAAAGTATCTTGA